In Thermoanaerobaculia bacterium, the following proteins share a genomic window:
- a CDS encoding glycosyltransferase family 39 protein: MPRNGSFRTALLGVLAVAAAVRFAHLAGTTFWIDEVFESSLIHAPAGGFWAALRLDAVHPPLDYLVGRGVARLGLPDPWGRSASVFWGVASIAALGALVRRRGGPRAALLTAALLAAAPFHVRYSQELRPYALGTFLTCLSLLLLDRALERPTAARGAALFASLLATAYALYLAGLSAAIGGAAMVATDAFSPDSGRRAAARRLARLSIPGAAALAILYAPWWPAVRVASERISRRSGPAVDFRRLRLMLAFFTVSPKQEGWAFGPKLLYLVAFAAAIALLAAGTAVALRRPALRFLPVWGFLGIGAVEALRALSPSFGAFRYALPSGIALAAIAAVAIDALLATSPPSGAAALAFTLGFQSWALADYYREGRYDWSRELAFLRARPENETIFTSAHNPQYCLAYYLCGPQWLTDGHRCGRPLVNLEGDTRPLDAMKGAGRPFSLVLDGMPASAAPRAWARGYPIFEFPEAEGTVVAIVSPREAR; the protein is encoded by the coding sequence TTGCCACGCAACGGAAGTTTTCGGACCGCACTTCTCGGCGTCCTCGCGGTCGCGGCCGCCGTTCGCTTCGCGCACCTCGCGGGGACGACCTTCTGGATCGACGAGGTCTTCGAGTCCTCGCTCATCCATGCGCCGGCGGGCGGGTTCTGGGCGGCGCTCCGGCTCGACGCCGTGCACCCTCCGCTCGATTACCTCGTCGGCCGGGGGGTGGCGCGGCTCGGCCTTCCCGATCCCTGGGGACGCTCCGCGAGCGTCTTCTGGGGCGTGGCCTCGATCGCGGCGCTCGGGGCGCTCGTGCGCCGGAGAGGCGGACCGCGCGCCGCGCTCCTGACCGCGGCGCTCCTCGCCGCGGCGCCCTTCCACGTGCGCTACTCGCAGGAGCTCCGCCCGTACGCACTCGGAACGTTCCTGACGTGCCTGTCTCTCCTGCTCCTCGACCGCGCTCTCGAACGGCCGACGGCGGCCCGCGGCGCGGCGCTGTTCGCGTCGCTCCTCGCGACCGCCTACGCGCTGTACCTCGCCGGGCTCTCCGCGGCGATCGGAGGGGCCGCGATGGTCGCGACGGATGCGTTCTCGCCCGACTCGGGCCGGCGAGCCGCCGCGCGCCGGCTCGCCCGGCTGTCGATCCCGGGAGCCGCGGCGCTCGCGATCCTCTATGCCCCCTGGTGGCCCGCGGTGCGGGTGGCTTCGGAACGGATCTCGCGCCGTTCCGGACCCGCCGTCGACTTCCGCCGCCTCCGCCTGATGCTCGCGTTCTTCACCGTCAGCCCGAAGCAGGAAGGGTGGGCGTTCGGACCGAAACTCCTCTACCTCGTCGCGTTCGCGGCCGCGATCGCGCTCCTCGCCGCGGGAACCGCCGTCGCTCTCCGCCGCCCCGCGCTGCGATTCCTCCCCGTCTGGGGATTCCTCGGAATCGGAGCGGTCGAGGCGCTGCGAGCGCTGTCGCCCAGCTTCGGCGCGTTCCGGTACGCCCTCCCCTCCGGAATCGCGCTCGCCGCGATCGCCGCGGTGGCGATCGACGCGCTCCTGGCGACATCGCCTCCTTCCGGCGCGGCCGCGCTCGCGTTCACCCTGGGGTTCCAGTCTTGGGCGCTCGCCGATTACTACCGCGAGGGACGGTACGACTGGAGCCGCGAGCTCGCCTTCCTCCGGGCGAGGCCGGAGAACGAGACCATCTTCACCTCGGCCCACAACCCCCAGTACTGCCTCGCCTACTATCTCTGCGGGCCGCAATGGCTGACGGACGGGCATCGCTGCGGGCGCCCGCTCGTCAACCTCGAAGGCGACACGCGCCCGCTCGACGCGATGAAGGGCGCCGGACGGCCGTTCTCGCTCGTGCTCGACGGAATGCCGGCCTCGGCCGCTCCGCGGGCGTGGGCGCGCGGCTATCCGATCTTCGAGTTTCCGGAAGCCGAGGGGACCGTCGTCGCGATCGTCTCCCCCCGGGAAGCGCGATGA
- a CDS encoding STAS domain-containing protein, producing the protein MEISIREDGRVRIVSVAGDLVIGESEASFKRAVTRLIDEGHVDLLLDLGKVGMVDSTGLGALVRTLTTAQKEGGQAKLLSPPPNLKKLLEMTQLDSVFDIHQDLEEAVASF; encoded by the coding sequence ATGGAAATTTCGATTCGTGAGGATGGACGCGTCCGGATCGTGTCGGTGGCGGGCGATCTCGTGATCGGCGAATCCGAGGCGTCGTTCAAGCGCGCGGTGACCCGGCTCATCGACGAGGGCCACGTCGACCTGCTGCTCGATCTCGGGAAGGTCGGGATGGTCGACTCGACGGGACTGGGGGCGCTCGTGCGCACGCTGACGACCGCCCAGAAGGAAGGGGGCCAGGCGAAGCTCCTCTCCCCCCCGCCCAATCTCAAGAAGCTCCTCGAGATGACCCAGCTCGACTCCGTCTTCGACATTCACCAGGACCTGGAGGAAGCGGTCGCGAGCTTCTGA